Below is a window of Bacteroidota bacterium DNA.
TTATTAACAGAAAAAGGGAAAGAGGGATGACATCTCCCCAGAGATGTCATCCCTCTTTTTTAACCTTAACCAAAACAACACCATGTGACGGCACATGGGCTTCAAATATATCCATGATTTCACCAATGTCCTTTTGTCGCCAGAGATCTCGCACTTTAACATTTCCTTCAATGCCTGTTTTTTTCAGGTTTAGCATGTAAGTCTCAGTTTTTTCGCCGAGGTTGAAAATACCTATTGCACTGTTGCCATTTTCAAGTTTTTTAACCCACACCTGGATGTCTCCTTCCTTGATGACCGGCGTGGCTTGTTTCCCCAATGGATCCTGGTCAATGGCCAGCACTTCATCATTAGTGAGAAGATTAAGCGTGAAGGCATCCAACCGTTGCATGTCGCAGCCGATTAATAACGGGGCTGACAAAAGACACCAAAGAGAGATGTGTGTATATTGTTCATCAGGTGTAAGTTTGGTAGGATGGAGGTTTGGTCCCCAGCCAACCCAGCCGACAACAAGCATGTCAGGATCATTCCACCGCCCCGGACCGGCAAAAGGTCCATTTTCAACCTGACCGAAGCCTATTTCACTCAAGCTTTCCCATGTGTCGGTAATATCGCCTGTAGTGCGCCACAGGTTGCCGCCAACCTCAGCACCCCATTCCCACACATTGCTCATTCCATACTGGCACAGACTGTAAACAATATCCCTGTCAACCTTGTCAAGAGCATCACGCATGACAAAATAGGGTTTCTTGCGTTCCGGCAGTGAAGTGTCTTTGGCAATACCATCATAGGAACACCAGTCATATTTCAGGTAGTCCACACCCCAGGAAGCAAAGGAGTTGGCATCCTGCTGTTCATGCTGGTATGTGGCCGTATATCCGCCACAGGTCAATGGGCCTGGAGAACTATATATTCCGAACTTTAAACCCAAAGCATGAAGGCTGTCACCGAGCCTTTTCATGTCAGGGAACTTTTCATTGGTTAGGATGTTTCCTTTAGGATCACGTTTGGGTTCTCTATCCTTTGATATTTCCCATCCGTCATCAATATTAATGTATGTCCACCCATGATTGACGAGGCCTTTTTCGATATATGTCTTTGCACTTGTAAGTACTTTTCCTTCGTCGACTGATAAGCCCCAGCAGTTCCAACTATTCCAGCCCATTGGTGGAGTGAGGGCTATCAGGTCGCCAATCACAATACGTAG
It encodes the following:
- a CDS encoding putative Ig domain-containing protein; translation: MRKYSIFLIILLCISCVHNYTENVINLNTDWRFSTGDNLEYANQAFDDSAWKTIKVDKIWEEQGYDPYDGYAWFRLKVVIPSELKKNSFLKDSLRIFLGKINNFDQTFLNGKIIGINGKTVAEDCVIDTSFLLAPTNLWDYPRRYALSVDDPRIRWDQENVITVRVYDQGGQGGLYTGNQCISMVNIKEYLVFDNSYSPFIFDEKGVGKSYSIKNTSKTLILDGDLSITAVNKVTQEEIYKMEEEVTLQPLTSRDFKVNLPRTDQSALITYRFDFEDAGTFLEYKEETPYILTPESPPSPRINGARITAARPGHPFLFTIPATGERPMTFEASGLPEGLTLDGATGLITGTVYKSGEYQIIIKAKNSQGEDSKELRIVIGDLIALTPPMGWNSWNCWGLSVDEGKVLTSAKTYIEKGLVNHGWTYINIDDGWEISKDREPKRDPKGNILTNEKFPDMKRLGDSLHALGLKFGIYSSPGPLTCGGYTATYQHEQQDANSFASWGVDYLKYDWCSYDGIAKDTSLPERKKPYFVMRDALDKVDRDIVYSLCQYGMSNVWEWGAEVGGNLWRTTGDITDTWESLSEIGFGQVENGPFAGPGRWNDPDMLVVGWVGWGPNLHPTKLTPDEQYTHISLWCLLSAPLLIGCDMQRLDAFTLNLLTNDEVLAIDQDPLGKQATPVIKEGDIQVWVKKLENGNSAIGIFNLGEKTETYMLNLKKTGIEGNVKVRDLWRQKDIGEIMDIFEAHVPSHGVVLVKVKKEG